Genomic window (Pyrus communis chromosome 13, drPyrComm1.1, whole genome shotgun sequence):
CATAGAGCGAGTACTGCCTGAGGTTTGCCACTTCATACCATGAGTTAAGAACCGAAAGGTGCTTGTCTGTGCCGGAAAATGCCAACTGGATTCCGAGGCTGCAGTCCACAGAGCCGCCATGGTTTTTGCAGCTCGAGGTCTTGAAGGCGCAGTGCTGATTGTTGAGGCAAACAAAGTCGGAGCTCCCTGAACATTTAGAGCACCCATCCTTTTTCCAGTACAAGTTCTGCAGCCTGCCCTTGTTGAACTCAAGCACCTGCATAAACGAAATTTCACTCGCTATATATAACATTGCGCAGAAAATCACAAGGGCAGGGAAAGAATTCCAATTCAAAGTCCGATTTCGGTTCCATTGTCAATACTTACAAGGGTAAAGCTGGTGACAGTGTAGGTACCATTAGCAACAAAAGTAGGAAGGGACCTTGCAGCATATTTTCGCCCGGCAAACGCAACCATAAACCCATAAGTATCCTGATATTTTCAATACCAACAACACAGAATTAATGGGTTGAATTCGAAACTTGTAAAAAATCTATGCctgtaataaatttaaaaaatttgtaattattttaataaagcttgtaactttattcaaaatttaacccaaaaaaatgcAATTTCAATCTAATAAACAAGctaatcaaaaccctaattaaagctaacaattgaaaaataaaaatccatataaaataattgaaagaaaTAAGAGGAGtcgtagagagagagagaacgaacCGGATTGAAGGAGGAGGAGTTGACGGAGAGGAGGGAGATCTCGTCAACTTTGGGTCGGAAAACGGAGATCTGGGcattggaggagagagagagcctAGAGTCGCAAGGAGACAGCTGAACGGTGCCGTTTACTTGGAAGGATTCCTTGGAGGCGAAGGCAATTCCGAAGGTGAACCCGTCGGACCTCTCCACCTTCGTGTCCGCGCACGGCGAGTACACGGGGTTGTTGTCGCTGCCGTCGATTACATGCATGACCGTCGTTATCATCATAATCGTGATCATCAAGGTCGTCGTCCATGGAGACATCACCGCCATGGTTGATCCGGCGACTGGGGATTCTTGGAGGACAGAGAAAATGGGTTTTTTGTTAAGCTGGAAAGGAAGCGGAGTTGGAGATGTGGGTCCAGTTGTTGGAGAAAACAGAGATTGAAACTGGGCCTGAAAAGCAAAGAACTGTTTGTAAAGGCCCAAGGCTTTAAACGATGGGGGCTCAAAATCCGTACGAATATACGACATGATGCGTATAATTAGAGGTCCGTTTAAGCGTAGACATGTGTTAATTATGGTGCAGTGACGGTGTTTATGCTTgtgatggtgatgatggtgaAGTTATAATCAAATACGCGATGAGCATACTAACAgaatataaaataatactttATTAATCGAAAGTAAAGAAACACTACAAATTACCAAGAAGACTAATTCAAGGAGACTACATCCTGACTAACAAACTTATCACAAACTATGGTACAAACCATTCTATAATAAAACGAAAGTAAACTCTAACTTAACAAGCAAGACAAACAAATTTAAGGGGCAAAGAATCCTAATCCTTGACCCACAAGAATAACAATAATATTATAACTAATTTTTCCAACAGGTGACACATGGAGTATCCATGGGCGCTCATTGATCATCCCTACTCATAATAACATAACGGCCAACTTTGGACAAGATTGAATGATTCAACATACTGAAAGTATGTTGATAGAAGAAATGGAatagaattcaaaattttcttaacgTTAAAGTTAGAAGATCGACAAGTCATGAAAGAAACTTTCTCTTTCAGTCCTGCATTTTGCGGAGATTATAAAAGATAAGTTTTCTATCTACAAGAAAAAGCACCAAAAAGAAGCTGTGGAATTGATTCGATATAACAGGTTTTCGCAACCTTCCATACTTGTAACGAAACAATCTGGTCTTGCCGAAAATTTTGTTATGCTCGGAGTATCTATACTCCAGAGTTTTTAcccttaaaattttagtcattACATATTTGACCGAGAATCTAACAGCCACCAAATGCATcaccaaaaattttaaaaaccaagaaaagatGAACAGTTACATCCATTGAAGGGTCTACAACACACACCCCCCAAATTATTATTCATTTAATTATTTGTATAATAAGGCTGTTACTAAAAACAAATGCTAACTTCCAGTTCATATCTTACCGAAACTCTATAGAGAGGATATTCAAATAGCTGTATCATCAACTTTTCTGTGGGCACATAAAATCAGCTTACctcttttttatataaaatagcAGTAAACACCAACTATCCTTGCAATGTATGGAACGTGCTTTGCACGCCCAAAcagattggaaaaaaaaaataagagagaatTACACCAGATGTGGAGATGATTGGTTGAGTTGAGAgagatataattaattaatggaGAATACTAGCCATCTTActatttaccatttttttttttccgtattTATCTTCTCTTTTTCATTTTGTAATGCTGTATGACCATCGAAACGATTAACGGAAAAAGAGATAATTTTTGCAAAGAATCCACCATATTGCAAATCGGTTAGTCGTTTTAGTAGTATTTTGATGTTCAAAGTACTacgtttatttatttgataacaGTTAGATAGCTAAATCAATTCTATTTCAGTTGATTTTGAGTAGAGATAATTTTCAAAAGATTATCTAGAAGTTAGATTACCATATTTATCTTCTCTTTTTAATGTTGCAATGTTATATTATGAACGAAATAATTTGTAGTAGAAGAGATCATTCCTGTAAAGAATCAACTATGTTGCAAATCGGTTAGTCATTTTAATATTGTGATATTCAAAGCactatgtttgtttgtttatttgataATAGTTAGACAGCAATTCTACTTAGTTGATTTTAAGTTGAGATAATTTCTTAAAAGATGGTCTAAAAGTCAGACAATTTTGATTGTCAAATGACATGACAGGATGAAAACGAGTTGGAAAAATGTAGAAGATGAAGGATTACATGGGAGGTAGCTGGCTAGCAATTCCCCATAATTGactaattagccaattaatcaTATAAGAAATAGAGATGCTAAGTTGAAAGATAGACGTTACTCACAAGAAACAAACAGCTAAACCAGAAAAAGTATATCACAAAACGTTGACCTTCAAAACCTGCTGACACATAACCCATAATCTAACGCAAAGAAATTCACAGGTAATCCCTCATTCACCTCCCCTCTCTTTACTTAGGTCCAACTGCATCTTCCCTTAATTATAACTCCaccaaaactctctctctctctctctctctctctctctctctctctctctctctttcatgtAGCTACTAGTTGACTTCAAAAAAATTGGATTCCCCAAATAACCAATTCTTTTGTCATTGAGGCCATGGCTGACAAAACCAAAACCGCTTCTATCGTCATCTgcagctcctcctcctccttaccTTTCAATCCTTTTTTCTCAaggaagtgagagagagagatcatgaACGCCACAAGCGACTCTGGCGGCTTCCTCGGTTCCAACAACATTGGTAGTTTCGGTTATGGCATTGGTGTATCAGTTGGCGTCCTCCTCCTCATCACAACCATCACCCTTGCCTCCTACTTCTGCGCCAGAACTCAGCAGCCGCCTGCCCCACCCACACGCAGGAACGCTGGCGACGCCATGGATCTGGCCGGCGTGGAAAACTTTGTTGTGGACATAGGACTCGATGACAACACGATTCAAAGCTACCCGAAAATGCTCTACTCCGAGGCCAAGCTCCAAAAGAAAGACTCCACTGCCTCCTGCTGCTCCATATGTCTTGCCGACTACA
Coding sequences:
- the LOC137711887 gene encoding RING-H2 finger protein ATL70-like; this translates as MNATSDSGGFLGSNNIGSFGYGIGVSVGVLLLITTITLASYFCARTQQPPAPPTRRNAGDAMDLAGVENFVVDIGLDDNTIQSYPKMLYSEAKLQKKDSTASCCSICLADYKNSDMLRLLPDCRHLFHLKCIDPWLRLNPTCPVCRTSPIPTPLSTPLAEVVPLASRRD
- the LOC137713140 gene encoding uncharacterized protein yields the protein MAVMSPWTTTLMITIMMITTVMHVIDGSDNNPVYSPCADTKVERSDGFTFGIAFASKESFQVNGTVQLSPCDSRLSLSSNAQISVFRPKVDEISLLSVNSSSFNPDTYGFMVAFAGRKYAARSLPTFVANGTYTVTSFTLVLEFNKGRLQNLYWKKDGCSKCSGSSDFVCLNNQHCAFKTSSCKNHGGSVDCSLGIQLAFSGTDKHLSVLNSWYEVANLRQYSLYGLYSNLKDSLSSQYSKIF